One segment of Vicinamibacteria bacterium DNA contains the following:
- a CDS encoding MFS transporter — MLESPFKLLARLPGPVRLLITGTLINKVGTFIVPYLTIVLFREFHLTETQVAELFSAYGAGSIVSILAGGFLTDRMGRRRTLMVSLFGSGVLAVGLGFAPSTRVFVPLLVLFGFVADLYRPAASAIIGDLLPSTHRVSGFAALRMAVNLGFAVGMAVGGLLADWSWRLLFVGDGLTTLIYGLVVYLFIPETRPEAQESRALPGLPAPPESPFRDGIYLQMTAVGFAFSLVFFSHISVMPLTITGAGYPALAYGLLVGLNGLLIALFEISLVEKLKRFRRLRVAALGEALAGLGFGLTGLILHWGWWLMSVLTWTAGEILASPQQMAFIADWAPPAARGRYLSLYQATWSLAFAINPILFLPVHATLGEPRFWGLMFLIALPGAAVLVRLDRIADRPDRLRGLSLPPADPELLRAIAPEG, encoded by the coding sequence GTGCTCGAGAGCCCCTTCAAGCTCCTCGCCCGCCTTCCGGGTCCGGTGCGTCTCCTGATCACGGGCACCCTCATCAACAAGGTGGGCACCTTCATCGTGCCTTATCTCACCATCGTGCTCTTTCGCGAGTTCCACCTGACCGAGACCCAGGTGGCGGAGCTGTTCTCCGCTTACGGGGCGGGCTCCATCGTCTCCATCCTGGCCGGCGGTTTTCTGACCGACCGCATGGGACGCCGCCGGACCCTCATGGTGAGCCTCTTCGGTAGCGGAGTTCTGGCCGTGGGCCTGGGATTCGCGCCCTCCACGCGGGTCTTCGTTCCTCTGCTCGTGCTCTTCGGGTTCGTGGCCGACCTCTATCGGCCCGCCGCCTCCGCGATCATCGGAGACCTGCTCCCTTCCACCCACCGCGTGTCCGGCTTCGCCGCCTTGCGCATGGCCGTGAACCTGGGCTTCGCGGTGGGGATGGCGGTCGGGGGGCTGCTCGCGGATTGGAGCTGGCGGCTGCTCTTCGTCGGGGACGGGCTCACGACGCTCATTTACGGCCTGGTCGTCTACCTCTTCATCCCCGAGACGCGGCCGGAGGCGCAGGAGAGCCGGGCTCTTCCGGGCCTCCCTGCTCCGCCCGAGAGCCCCTTCCGGGACGGGATCTACCTTCAAATGACCGCGGTGGGGTTCGCCTTCTCGCTCGTCTTTTTCTCCCACATCAGCGTGATGCCGCTGACCATCACCGGCGCCGGCTACCCCGCGCTGGCCTACGGCCTGCTCGTGGGCCTGAACGGGCTCCTCATCGCGCTCTTCGAGATCTCTCTCGTGGAGAAGCTCAAGCGCTTCCGTCGGCTGCGGGTGGCCGCGCTCGGAGAGGCTCTGGCCGGCCTCGGCTTCGGTCTCACCGGTCTCATTCTCCACTGGGGCTGGTGGCTCATGAGCGTCCTCACCTGGACGGCAGGGGAGATCCTCGCCTCACCCCAGCAGATGGCGTTCATCGCGGACTGGGCCCCGCCCGCCGCCCGCGGCCGCTACTTGAGCCTCTACCAGGCCACCTGGAGCCTGGCCTTCGCAATCAACCCCATCCTGTTCCTGCCCGTCCACGCCACTCTGGGCGAGCCCCGCTTCTGGGGCCTCATGTTCCTGATCGCCCTGCCGGGGGCCGCGGTCCTCGTCCGCCTCGACCGCATCGCGGACCGGCCCGACCGCCTGCGCGGCCTCAGCCTCCCCCCCGCCGATCCCGAGCTGCTCCGAGCGATCGCGCCCGAGGGGTGA
- the gpmA gene encoding 2,3-diphosphoglycerate-dependent phosphoglycerate mutase, whose translation MIKVVLLRHGESIWNLENRFTGWTDVDLSPRGVQEAQEAARLLREGRYDFDITYTSLLKRAIRTLWIVLEGLDRMWVPVHGNWRLNERHYGALQGLDKAETAAKYGEEQVLLWRRSYADPPPALTTDDERYPGHDRRYAGLAAAEIPLAESLKDTVDRFLPYWQETIAPEIRRGRRVLIAAHGNSLRALVKHLDGTLDTEIVGLNIPTGIPLVYELDEGLRPLRHYYLGDPAAARKAAEAVAKQAQRRK comes from the coding sequence GTGATCAAGGTTGTCCTGCTGCGGCACGGCGAGAGCATCTGGAACCTGGAGAACCGCTTCACGGGCTGGACCGATGTCGATCTCTCGCCCCGCGGGGTCCAGGAGGCGCAAGAGGCAGCACGCCTGCTCCGGGAGGGCAGATATGACTTCGACATCACCTACACGTCCCTCCTCAAGCGGGCCATCCGCACCCTCTGGATCGTTCTCGAGGGCCTGGACCGCATGTGGGTGCCCGTGCACGGCAACTGGCGGCTCAATGAGAGGCACTACGGGGCCCTCCAGGGCCTGGACAAGGCGGAGACAGCAGCCAAGTACGGCGAGGAGCAGGTGCTTCTCTGGCGTCGCAGCTACGCGGACCCCCCTCCTGCCCTGACCACCGATGACGAGCGCTACCCCGGACACGACCGCCGTTACGCCGGCCTGGCCGCGGCGGAGATTCCACTCGCGGAGTCGCTCAAGGACACGGTGGACCGCTTCCTGCCCTACTGGCAGGAAACCATCGCGCCGGAGATCCGCCGCGGCCGGCGCGTCCTCATCGCCGCCCACGGCAACAGCCTCCGGGCGCTCGTCAAGCACTTGGACGGGACGTTGGACACGGAGATCGTGGGCCTGAACATCCCCACCGGCATCCCCCTCGTCTACGAGCTGGACGAGGGCCTGCGCCCGCTGCGCCACTACTATCTGGGGGATCCGGCCGCAGCCCGCAAGGCGGCGGAAGCGGTGGCCAAGCAGGCGCAGCGCCGGAAATGA
- a CDS encoding penicillin acylase family protein — protein MDRGRAILADITSGDGVTGREGAQPSGRRSPVVIGGLVLAAVVLSFLTGGLYVRARLRASLPQLEGTRVLVGLRAPVRIERDALGVPTIQGGNRPDVARATGFLHGQDRFFQMDLLRRRAAGELAEIVGRVALKLDREIRVHRLRSVAERVVEAGSPEERTLVQAYAEGVNAGLAALGGKPFEYLALRVDPAPWRPEDSVLAALAMFATLQDPKGGRESDLGLMHDLLPAPVFEFLAPRGTEWDTPDMGGALPAAPLPGPEALDLRNQGRDPSGRFPREAGGDPEPEHQPGSNNWAVAGRLTAHGGALLANDMHLGIAVPNTWYRASLAWPGTDGETHRITGVTLPGTPAVVVGSNTHVAWGFTNTEGDWSDLVEIESDPGDKDAYLTPAGPRKLDHARERIRVKGEAEETLEVVSTVWGPIVDHDHRGRPRALRWVAHDVEAVNFGLARLETARSLDEALDLAGRAGIPAQNFVCADATGRIGWTVIGVMPRRVGFDGRLPGSWADGRRRWDGWLTPAEHPRLVDPPSGRLWTANQRVVDGKMAEMIGESFYDLGARARQIRDDLFALDKPRELDMLRIQLDDRALFLARWRDLLLRTLSAEVIAVSPRRAEMRRLVEAWGGHASVDSAGYRLVRAFRSNLAEQVLGALTAPCRRADPRFDLKRIPRIEGPLWALVTERPTHLLGPRYATWEAQLLAAVDVALEDVARAGSNLSERTWGERNTARVQHPLGRVVPLLGRFLDMPREPLPGDSHMPRFQSPEAGASERMVVSPGREREGFFHMPGGQSGHPLSPHYGDGHAAWVRGEPTPFLPGPTVHVLTLEPWPHSPSSPKPAGSP, from the coding sequence ATGGACCGCGGGCGGGCCATCCTCGCGGACATCACATCGGGCGATGGAGTGACTGGTCGGGAGGGCGCTCAACCCTCGGGCCGGCGGAGCCCCGTCGTTATCGGGGGCTTGGTCCTGGCCGCGGTCGTCCTCTCTTTCCTCACGGGTGGCCTCTATGTGCGCGCCCGCCTCCGGGCCAGCCTGCCCCAGCTCGAGGGAACGCGCGTGCTCGTGGGCCTCCGCGCGCCCGTGCGCATCGAACGCGACGCCCTGGGCGTGCCCACCATCCAAGGCGGGAACCGGCCGGACGTAGCGAGGGCCACCGGCTTTCTGCACGGCCAGGACCGCTTCTTTCAGATGGACCTGCTGCGCCGTCGGGCGGCGGGGGAGCTGGCGGAGATCGTGGGCCGGGTGGCGCTGAAGCTGGACCGGGAAATCCGGGTGCACCGATTGCGATCGGTGGCGGAGCGCGTGGTCGAGGCCGGGTCGCCGGAGGAGCGGACCCTGGTCCAGGCCTACGCCGAAGGGGTCAACGCCGGGCTCGCCGCCCTGGGGGGGAAGCCCTTCGAATACCTGGCCCTCCGTGTGGACCCCGCTCCCTGGCGCCCGGAAGACAGCGTGCTCGCGGCCCTGGCCATGTTCGCTACTCTCCAGGACCCGAAAGGGGGGCGTGAATCGGATCTCGGGCTGATGCACGACCTGCTGCCCGCTCCCGTCTTCGAGTTTCTCGCCCCCCGGGGGACGGAATGGGATACCCCGGACATGGGCGGAGCCCTGCCCGCGGCCCCCCTGCCAGGGCCGGAGGCGCTCGACCTCAGGAACCAGGGCCGGGATCCCTCCGGGCGTTTTCCGAGGGAGGCGGGGGGAGACCCGGAACCCGAGCACCAGCCGGGCAGCAACAACTGGGCGGTGGCGGGTCGCCTCACCGCCCACGGGGGCGCCCTCCTCGCCAACGACATGCACCTTGGCATCGCGGTTCCGAACACCTGGTACCGGGCGTCGCTCGCCTGGCCGGGAACGGATGGGGAGACCCATCGCATCACGGGGGTCACGCTGCCGGGGACACCCGCGGTGGTGGTGGGGAGCAACACCCACGTGGCTTGGGGGTTCACGAACACCGAAGGGGACTGGAGCGATCTTGTGGAGATCGAGTCCGACCCCGGGGACAAAGACGCGTATCTCACGCCCGCGGGCCCGCGCAAGCTCGATCACGCCCGGGAGCGCATTCGGGTCAAGGGGGAGGCCGAGGAGACGCTGGAGGTGGTCTCCACCGTCTGGGGGCCGATCGTGGACCACGACCACCGCGGGCGCCCGCGCGCTCTGCGTTGGGTGGCCCACGATGTCGAGGCCGTGAACTTCGGCCTCGCTCGGCTCGAGACCGCCCGCTCCCTGGACGAGGCCCTTGACCTCGCGGGCCGCGCGGGCATCCCCGCCCAGAATTTCGTCTGCGCGGACGCCACCGGCCGCATCGGCTGGACGGTCATCGGCGTGATGCCCCGGCGGGTGGGCTTCGATGGCCGGCTGCCCGGGTCCTGGGCGGACGGCAGGCGCCGCTGGGATGGCTGGCTCACCCCTGCGGAGCACCCGCGGCTCGTGGATCCCCCCAGCGGACGCCTCTGGACCGCCAACCAGCGGGTCGTGGACGGCAAGATGGCGGAGATGATCGGCGAGAGCTTCTACGACCTGGGGGCTCGGGCCCGCCAGATCAGGGACGACCTCTTCGCCCTCGATAAGCCCCGGGAGCTGGACATGCTGCGCATCCAGCTCGACGACCGCGCGCTCTTCCTGGCGCGCTGGCGAGACCTGCTCTTGCGCACGCTCAGCGCGGAGGTCATAGCTGTCTCGCCCCGCCGGGCCGAGATGCGTCGCCTGGTGGAGGCCTGGGGTGGCCACGCTTCCGTGGACTCGGCCGGGTACCGCCTGGTGCGGGCGTTCCGCTCGAACCTGGCGGAGCAGGTCCTGGGGGCGCTGACCGCTCCCTGCCGTCGGGCCGACCCCCGCTTCGATCTGAAGCGGATCCCCCGCATCGAGGGGCCCCTTTGGGCGCTGGTGACGGAGAGGCCGACCCACCTCCTGGGCCCGCGCTACGCGACCTGGGAGGCGCAGCTTCTGGCCGCAGTGGACGTCGCCCTTGAAGACGTGGCGCGGGCGGGATCCAACCTGTCGGAGCGCACCTGGGGCGAGAGGAACACGGCCCGCGTTCAGCACCCGCTCGGCCGCGTGGTTCCCCTTCTCGGCCGCTTCCTGGACATGCCGCGGGAGCCGCTTCCCGGAGACAGCCACATGCCCCGCTTCCAGAGCCCAGAGGCGGGCGCCTCCGAGCGGATGGTGGTGTCCCCCGGCCGGGAGAGGGAGGGTTTCTTCCACATGCCCGGCGGCCAGAGCGGGCATCCCTTGTCGCCGCACTACGGGGACGGCCACGCGGCCTGGGTCCGGGGCGAGCCCACCCCCTTCCTCCCCGGCCCCACCGTGCACGTGTTGACCCTGGAGCCGTGGCCGCACTCGCCGTCTTCCCCCAAGCCGGCCGGGTCACCGTAA
- a CDS encoding SDR family oxidoreductase, translated as MAVYTGKVVVITGASSGIGRALCLALAEQRPRLVLAARDRAALDAVAEGCAAKGADTLVVPTDVSSPEACQALIEKTIDRFKALDVLVNNAGIGMIARLDETKDLSVYEHLMKVNYLGCVYPTYHALPHLKKSRGQIVAMASLAGLTGVPTRTGYAASKHALFGFFDSLRIELAGTGVSVTVIAPYFVRSEIHRRSAGPDGQPLGTSSMQESKIMTAEECAALTVRAMERRQRQLVMTLKGKVGRFVRLLAPGVVDAIARRAVATGK; from the coding sequence ATGGCCGTGTATACGGGCAAGGTGGTGGTGATCACGGGCGCCTCCTCCGGCATCGGCAGGGCCCTCTGCCTGGCCCTGGCCGAGCAGCGCCCGCGCTTGGTCCTGGCCGCCCGGGACCGGGCAGCCCTCGACGCGGTGGCGGAGGGCTGCGCGGCCAAGGGGGCGGATACCCTGGTCGTTCCCACCGACGTGTCGTCGCCCGAGGCCTGCCAGGCCTTGATCGAGAAGACCATCGACCGTTTCAAGGCCCTGGACGTGCTCGTCAACAACGCCGGGATCGGCATGATCGCTCGTCTCGACGAGACCAAGGACCTCTCCGTCTACGAGCACTTGATGAAGGTCAACTACCTGGGCTGCGTTTACCCCACCTACCACGCGCTACCCCACCTCAAGAAGAGTCGGGGACAGATTGTGGCCATGGCCAGCTTGGCCGGCCTCACCGGCGTCCCCACCCGGACCGGCTACGCGGCCAGCAAGCACGCGCTCTTCGGCTTCTTCGATTCCCTCCGCATCGAGCTCGCGGGGACCGGCGTCTCCGTTACCGTGATCGCTCCCTACTTCGTGCGCTCCGAGATCCACCGCCGGTCGGCGGGGCCCGACGGCCAACCCCTGGGGACGAGCTCCATGCAGGAGTCGAAGATCATGACCGCGGAGGAGTGCGCGGCCCTCACCGTGCGGGCCATGGAGAGACGGCAGCGGCAGCTGGTCATGACCCTGAAGGGAAAGGTGGGCCGCTTCGTCCGTCTTCTCGCCCCCGGGGTGGTGGACGCCATCGCCCGCCGGGCGGTGGCCACGGGCAAGTGA
- a CDS encoding PilZ domain-containing protein, protein MRERGALRVVPAKPVTVALEHPKRPLAYGVVANISECGSCVLTAAKFDVGEEVVLTLSFAREAQPIETPGRIVWTNDGPSGTVQYGLKFVTTFDVHVRLKQLIGNFEDEPSDG, encoded by the coding sequence ATGCGCGAGAGGGGCGCCCTCCGGGTCGTTCCCGCGAAGCCCGTCACCGTAGCCCTCGAACATCCAAAGAGGCCGTTGGCATACGGGGTCGTCGCGAATATTTCCGAGTGCGGCAGCTGTGTTCTCACCGCCGCCAAGTTCGATGTAGGCGAAGAGGTCGTGCTCACCCTCAGCTTCGCCCGCGAAGCCCAGCCCATCGAGACACCGGGGCGCATCGTCTGGACCAACGACGGTCCTTCCGGAACCGTTCAGTACGGGCTGAAGTTCGTGACCACCTTCGACGTCCACGTGCGTCTGAAGCAGCTCATCGGCAACTTCGAAGACGAGCCGAGCGACGGCTGA
- a CDS encoding amidohydrolase, translated as MRHDALIVLFLGFAATAGAGEKADRIFVNGRIWTGDEAHPRVEAVAVRGTTILAVGTTQEIRRLAEKATEVVDLKGRFACPGFNDAHLHFMSGSLGLDELDLAGAAGGEEVQRRLAAYARVHPDRLWFVGQGWAYGDFPEAPHKRFLDAVVSDHPVWLRDRDGHSGWANSIALLLAGIDRRTRDPEHGQIVRDSGGEPTGLLKEGAMELVRRKVPTPGTEDKYRALRKGLDLAISYGLTSVQDASFDEDDLPVFDRVLREGGLKLRVYGALPLVKDPTPDSLAHYRELQAQNQSPRLRLGAVKGFLDGVVDAKTAALFEPYAGGGTGIVNWTQEDLNRAAAFYDKERFQIELHAVGDKAIRMALDAYAYAAQVNGPRTRRHRIEHAEVPTGEDRARFKALGVVASTQPLFANPGRTTLQNYAVLLGPERAAQANAFRLWDEAGVAQAFGSDWPVFSCDVLKGIYCAVTRMTPEGTPAGGFQPQNRISAEAALRHFTKDAAYACLEETLKGTLSAGKVADLVVLSEDILAVPPERILTAKVLLTVLGGQDTYRAKEF; from the coding sequence ATGAGACACGACGCGCTCATCGTCCTTTTCCTGGGATTCGCGGCCACCGCGGGGGCGGGCGAGAAGGCCGACCGCATCTTCGTCAACGGCCGGATCTGGACGGGCGATGAGGCGCATCCCCGGGTGGAAGCCGTGGCCGTCAGGGGCACGACCATCCTGGCCGTGGGGACCACCCAGGAGATCCGCCGCCTGGCGGAGAAAGCGACGGAGGTGGTGGACCTGAAAGGGCGCTTTGCCTGTCCCGGCTTCAACGACGCCCACCTCCACTTCATGAGCGGCAGCCTCGGACTGGATGAGCTGGACCTCGCGGGTGCGGCCGGTGGGGAAGAGGTGCAGCGGCGGCTCGCCGCCTACGCGCGGGTCCACCCCGACCGCCTCTGGTTCGTGGGCCAGGGGTGGGCCTACGGGGACTTTCCGGAAGCGCCCCATAAACGATTCCTGGACGCCGTCGTCTCCGACCACCCGGTCTGGCTTCGGGACCGCGATGGCCACTCGGGCTGGGCCAACTCGATCGCGCTCCTTCTCGCGGGGATCGACCGGCGGACCCGGGATCCCGAGCACGGACAAATCGTGCGGGATTCCGGGGGAGAGCCCACCGGCCTCCTGAAGGAAGGGGCCATGGAGCTCGTGCGGAGGAAGGTCCCCACCCCCGGGACCGAGGACAAGTACCGGGCTCTCCGGAAGGGCCTCGACCTCGCCATTTCTTACGGCCTCACGTCCGTCCAGGATGCCTCCTTCGACGAGGACGACCTGCCTGTCTTCGACCGCGTTCTCCGGGAGGGCGGGCTCAAGCTCCGCGTGTACGGTGCGCTGCCCCTGGTCAAGGACCCGACGCCCGACAGCCTCGCCCATTACCGGGAACTGCAGGCCCAAAACCAGAGCCCGCGTCTCCGCCTGGGAGCCGTGAAGGGCTTCTTGGACGGGGTCGTGGACGCGAAGACGGCCGCCCTGTTCGAGCCCTACGCGGGAGGCGGCACCGGCATCGTGAACTGGACGCAAGAGGACCTGAACCGAGCGGCCGCTTTCTACGACAAGGAGCGCTTCCAGATCGAGCTCCACGCCGTGGGGGACAAGGCCATACGCATGGCCCTGGACGCCTATGCCTACGCGGCCCAGGTCAACGGCCCCCGCACGCGGCGCCATCGCATCGAGCACGCGGAGGTGCCCACGGGCGAGGACCGGGCCCGCTTCAAGGCCCTGGGGGTGGTGGCCTCCACCCAGCCCCTCTTCGCCAACCCCGGCCGCACCACGCTCCAGAACTACGCCGTGCTCCTGGGCCCGGAACGCGCAGCCCAGGCCAACGCGTTCCGGCTGTGGGACGAGGCCGGGGTCGCGCAGGCCTTCGGCAGCGACTGGCCGGTCTTCTCGTGCGATGTGCTGAAGGGAATCTACTGCGCGGTGACGCGCATGACCCCCGAGGGGACGCCGGCCGGGGGCTTCCAGCCGCAGAACCGCATTTCCGCGGAAGCGGCCCTCCGCCACTTCACGAAGGACGCCGCCTACGCCTGCCTGGAAGAGACCCTGAAGGGGACGCTCTCCGCCGGCAAGGTGGCCGACCTCGTGGTACTGTCGGAGGACATTCTCGCCGTCCCTCCGGAACGGATCCTCACCGCGAAGGTCCTCCTGACCGTGCTGGGCGGCCAGGACACTTACCGCGCCAAGGAGTTCTGA
- a CDS encoding C45 family peptidase, translated as MRRDVLKVAAGAVLLLAAGSPPADDPRLQGAYRFEAGGWIYVHLEGSPDRVGFQHGALLAPEIADALAAVRLDATHRTKRDWAFFRAAARDVLWPGIDQEYREELAGILEGARAKGVALDIHDLVALNAFEELPDYYVPWLNARQKATPAPRLVSPGNCSAFVATGSYTRDGRIVIAHNNWTSYWAGARWNVVFDLVPARGQRMLMDGFPGVITSDDDFGVNAAGLMVTETTITQFKGYDPKGKPEFVRSRKALQYAATIDDYVRLMLDGNNGGYANDWLIGDRKTGEIAQLELGLKTHRLWRSKDGYFVGSNFARDPVLIQEETDFKPGDAGSSPNARRARWEQLMKESRGKIDAALAEAFLGDDQDVVLGRREPDERALCGRVDLSPRGVKEWEWGAFYPGGAVQGKAMDDAMAAALSFRARMGPLCGPDFLARPFLVARPEYAWQDSILRDMKTGPWTTFRAGQRAPN; from the coding sequence GTGAGACGAGATGTCCTGAAGGTCGCGGCGGGGGCGGTGCTGCTTCTGGCCGCGGGGTCTCCGCCCGCCGACGATCCCCGCCTCCAAGGCGCTTACCGGTTCGAAGCGGGAGGGTGGATCTACGTCCACCTGGAGGGTTCGCCCGACCGGGTTGGCTTCCAGCACGGGGCTCTTCTCGCCCCCGAGATCGCGGACGCCCTCGCCGCCGTCCGCCTCGACGCCACCCACCGGACCAAGCGCGACTGGGCCTTCTTCCGGGCCGCCGCCCGCGACGTGCTCTGGCCGGGGATCGACCAGGAGTACCGGGAGGAGCTCGCGGGCATCCTGGAAGGGGCGCGCGCAAAGGGGGTGGCCCTGGACATCCACGACCTGGTCGCCCTCAACGCCTTCGAGGAGCTGCCCGACTACTACGTGCCTTGGCTCAACGCGCGGCAGAAAGCCACCCCCGCCCCGCGCCTGGTGAGCCCGGGCAATTGCAGCGCGTTCGTGGCCACCGGCAGCTACACCCGGGACGGACGGATCGTCATTGCCCACAACAACTGGACCAGCTACTGGGCGGGCGCGCGCTGGAACGTGGTCTTCGACCTTGTCCCCGCGCGTGGCCAGCGCATGCTCATGGACGGCTTCCCGGGGGTCATCACCAGCGACGACGATTTCGGCGTGAACGCGGCGGGCCTCATGGTGACGGAGACGACCATCACCCAGTTCAAAGGCTACGATCCCAAGGGCAAGCCGGAGTTCGTGCGCTCCCGCAAGGCCCTCCAGTACGCGGCCACCATCGACGACTACGTGCGACTCATGCTGGACGGGAATAACGGCGGCTACGCCAACGACTGGCTGATCGGGGACCGCAAGACGGGGGAGATTGCCCAGCTGGAGCTGGGCCTGAAGACCCATCGGCTCTGGCGAAGCAAGGACGGCTACTTCGTAGGTTCCAACTTCGCCCGCGACCCCGTCCTGATCCAGGAAGAGACGGATTTCAAGCCCGGCGACGCGGGCAGCTCCCCCAACGCGCGCCGGGCCCGCTGGGAGCAGCTCATGAAGGAGTCCCGGGGCAAGATCGACGCCGCCCTGGCCGAGGCCTTCCTGGGGGATGATCAAGACGTGGTCCTCGGCCGGCGGGAGCCCGACGAGCGCGCTCTTTGCGGTCGGGTGGACCTCTCCCCGCGGGGCGTGAAGGAATGGGAGTGGGGTGCCTTCTACCCAGGGGGCGCTGTGCAGGGCAAGGCCATGGACGATGCCATGGCGGCGGCGCTCAGCTTCCGGGCCCGCATGGGTCCTCTGTGCGGGCCGGACTTTCTGGCCCGACCGTTCCTGGTCGCGCGCCCCGAGTACGCCTGGCAGGACTCCATCCTGCGCGACATGAAAACCGGGCCCTGGACGACCTTCCGCGCCGGTCAACGGGCGCCCAACTAG
- a CDS encoding M48 family metallopeptidase yields MYPTLLAPLFNRFSPLPEGELKDAIRALAERTGFRAGGLFVMDASRRTAHGNAYFTGLFRDKRIVLFDTLLEALGTREIVAVLAHELGHFKLHHVRNRLLLGILSTGVLFYALGRCLPLTAFYTAFSLRPSSYGALLVFGLWFGPLEFLLQPLENAVSRRHEFAADAFAVTRGVAGSDLAEALLKLREKSRLLPLSHPLFSRVYHSHPPLLERIAALGIV; encoded by the coding sequence ATCTACCCCACGCTCCTGGCCCCCCTCTTCAACCGCTTCTCGCCCCTGCCCGAGGGCGAGCTCAAGGATGCGATCCGGGCCCTCGCGGAGAGGACCGGCTTCCGGGCGGGCGGTCTCTTCGTGATGGACGCTTCGCGCCGGACCGCCCATGGCAACGCCTACTTCACGGGCCTCTTCCGCGACAAGCGGATCGTGCTCTTCGACACCCTCCTCGAGGCCTTGGGCACCAGGGAGATCGTGGCCGTGCTGGCCCACGAGCTCGGCCATTTCAAGCTCCACCACGTGCGCAACCGGCTCCTCCTCGGGATCCTGAGCACCGGGGTCCTCTTCTACGCGCTCGGCCGCTGCCTCCCCCTCACCGCCTTCTACACCGCCTTCTCCTTGCGGCCCTCCTCCTACGGCGCGCTCCTGGTCTTCGGCCTCTGGTTCGGCCCCCTGGAGTTCCTGCTCCAGCCTCTGGAGAACGCGGTCTCCCGCCGCCACGAGTTCGCGGCCGACGCCTTCGCCGTGACCCGGGGGGTGGCCGGGTCCGACCTTGCGGAGGCCCTCTTGAAGCTCCGCGAGAAGAGCCGGCTCCTACCCCTCTCCCATCCCCTCTTTTCCCGGGTCTACCACTCGCACCCCCCGCTCCTGGAGAGGATCGCGGCGCTGGGGATCGTCTGA